A section of the Spirosoma pollinicola genome encodes:
- a CDS encoding glycosyltransferase family 2 protein, which yields MLLSVLIPAYNEIKSIDTLLEKIQAVPLTKEIIIVDDGSTDGTRERLATFESVPNIRVVFHDHNQGKGAAIRTAIKHMTGDIAIVQDADLEYEPLDYLFLVRPIAEGKEKVIYGSRFLKPENRHSYFSFYIGGQVVTLLTNLLFNQRLTDEPTCYKVFDANFLRSIPLECTRFEFCPEVTAKVAKRGIRIRELPISYYPRSIAEGKKISWLDGIEAIWVLLKYRIVK from the coding sequence ATGCTGCTATCTGTTCTTATTCCTGCTTACAACGAAATTAAGTCTATTGATACGTTACTTGAGAAAATACAGGCTGTTCCTCTAACGAAAGAAATAATTATTGTTGACGACGGTTCGACGGACGGTACCCGCGAACGTCTGGCAACCTTCGAGTCAGTACCCAACATTCGTGTTGTTTTTCATGATCACAACCAGGGTAAAGGGGCTGCCATTCGCACGGCTATTAAGCACATGACGGGCGATATTGCTATTGTACAGGACGCAGATTTAGAGTACGAACCCCTGGATTATCTGTTTCTGGTAAGGCCTATTGCCGAAGGAAAGGAGAAAGTTATCTACGGCTCCCGGTTCCTGAAACCCGAAAATCGCCATTCCTATTTTAGCTTTTATATTGGTGGACAAGTAGTTACACTGTTGACGAACCTGCTTTTCAACCAGCGACTCACCGATGAGCCGACTTGCTACAAGGTATTCGACGCTAATTTTCTGCGGTCTATTCCCCTCGAATGTACCCGTTTTGAGTTCTGTCCCGAAGTGACCGCTAAAGTAGCTAAACGGGGTATCCGTATTCGGGAGTTACCCATAAGTTATTATCCCCGCTCCATTGCCGAGGGTAAAAAGATTTCATGGCTGGACGGTATCGAAGCAATCTGGGTGCTGCTCAAGTACCGGATTGTGAAGTAA
- a CDS encoding LytR/AlgR family response regulator transcription factor, which translates to MNVVIIEDENLTAKRLESLLHKYDSAITVLARIPSVAEAVSWFDESNSPVDLIFMDIHLEDDLGFRIFEQTQLTTPVIFTTAYDEYMIQAFKVNSIDYLLKPINYDELVAAIEKYKALKKQFGQATSTSHDLETLLNLIGKSKQTDYKERFMITVGTKIRSIETGDIAYFYLEEKVVFLVTKDGLTLPVDYSLDKLTQVLNPRRFFRISRQFLVSLSAIQTIHTFSAGKLKLDMTPKSRQEVFVSGDRMTEFKEWLGK; encoded by the coding sequence ATGAATGTAGTCATTATCGAAGATGAAAACCTGACAGCTAAACGGCTCGAAAGTTTGCTCCACAAATACGATTCGGCCATTACCGTTCTGGCCCGGATTCCATCGGTTGCCGAAGCCGTCAGTTGGTTTGATGAGTCGAATAGCCCTGTCGACTTGATCTTCATGGATATCCACCTCGAAGATGACCTTGGATTCCGCATCTTCGAACAAACACAGCTGACTACGCCAGTTATTTTTACAACGGCCTATGATGAATACATGATTCAGGCCTTTAAGGTCAATAGCATCGACTACCTGCTCAAACCCATCAATTACGATGAACTGGTGGCGGCCATTGAGAAATACAAAGCTTTGAAAAAGCAGTTTGGCCAGGCAACATCAACCTCCCACGACCTCGAAACACTCTTGAACCTGATTGGCAAATCGAAGCAAACCGATTATAAAGAACGGTTTATGATTACGGTTGGCACGAAGATTCGCAGCATCGAAACCGGCGACATCGCTTATTTTTACCTGGAAGAAAAGGTCGTTTTTTTAGTAACGAAAGACGGCCTGACGCTGCCCGTAGACTATAGTTTAGACAAACTGACGCAGGTCCTGAATCCACGTCGTTTTTTTCGCATCAGCCGCCAGTTTCTGGTGTCGTTGTCTGCCATTCAAACCATTCATACGTTTTCGGCGGGTAAGCTCAAACTTGATATGACGCCTAAATCGCGCCAGGAAGTCTTTGTTAGTGGCGACCGGATGACCGAGTTTAAAGAGTGGTTGGGAAAGTAA
- a CDS encoding TonB-dependent receptor domain-containing protein, with product MKALLLSLLIVSATTSFAQTPTVPTAPASGTVAAPASNPTPIVTPAAPAVSDPFGKTPTDTTPTSFTAPGGPTMIQAPGTQPQPAATTSEAEPIARGNGKITGTLIDSTSNKPVEFATIALLNTATNKPIDGTTADAKGQFTIGKLAPGKYRLQYSFIGYKDKRSALITVDRGSAINVGSVKLSADVRTLNEVNVVGQAAMIEEKVDRLVYNADKDIAAKGGDAGDILRKVPMLSVDLDGNVSLRGSANVTVLINNKPSTIVASSVADALKQIPADMIKTVEVITSPSAKYDAEGSAGIINIVTKKTTLQGATLDVNGGGGNRGSNLGLNGNYRTGKMGFSLSGFGRAEYNVKGAFANDQTTRNYDAATNTYSASTRTIQTAQTQRQNLFGNYQLGWDYDIDKRTSLTASIRYGARNGINNQNNLLTQTTSPLSYFPTISDRNVKTTDLSGTVDANLTYTKTFKPQKEFSILALFSRNNRTNNFVSDILGGTDFQTITSRIKNDNLSYNQESTLQIDYQTPIKTNQLIEFGVKGIFRKANSDYQYYLASGDTGDFVQDNTRPANTLFYNQNIAASYLSYTMTTKNKYTIKAGARYEYTMIDARFSNESTGTATDIPNYGTLVPSINVSKSLKGGKIIKLAYNRRIQRPGIQFLNPNVNSANPTNISKGNPLLSPEFTDNLEFSTSANIKGLYLNGSLFARRTNGEITAVRDVIQQPVGDPTNQVFQQVIQTTYQNVGHQDAYGINLFGNGTLFRKLQLGGGLDLYHVSLTNNNANPVYSASNSGLVIAGRIMSSLSLSNGWGFQLFGGGRGKQVQLQGYQSAMYFYSLGMRKEFNDKKASLGLAVENIFNHPFVQNSELSSPILSQNSQTSFYNAGVRLTFSYKLGKMSFDAPQKRKKSIDNDDVKGDGGGDNQQQAAPAAAPAGGGTRTGGGRPR from the coding sequence ATGAAAGCCCTGCTACTCTCTTTACTCATCGTTAGCGCGACAACATCATTCGCCCAAACGCCTACTGTTCCTACCGCGCCTGCCAGCGGGACGGTAGCCGCTCCGGCAAGCAACCCGACCCCTATCGTTACCCCAGCGGCCCCGGCAGTGTCCGATCCGTTTGGCAAAACGCCAACCGATACTACGCCCACCAGCTTCACCGCACCTGGTGGCCCAACAATGATTCAGGCACCCGGCACACAGCCACAACCGGCAGCAACGACTTCAGAAGCCGAGCCCATTGCCCGCGGAAACGGCAAAATTACGGGTACGTTAATTGACTCGACCTCCAACAAACCCGTTGAGTTCGCTACCATTGCCTTACTAAATACCGCGACCAACAAACCCATCGACGGAACAACAGCCGATGCCAAAGGTCAGTTTACGATTGGCAAACTGGCTCCCGGAAAATATCGCCTTCAGTACTCGTTCATTGGTTATAAAGACAAGCGTAGCGCCCTGATTACAGTTGACCGGGGTAGCGCAATAAACGTTGGCTCGGTTAAACTTTCTGCCGATGTTCGGACATTGAACGAGGTAAACGTGGTAGGTCAGGCGGCTATGATCGAAGAGAAAGTAGACCGGCTGGTGTATAACGCAGATAAAGATATTGCCGCCAAAGGGGGCGACGCCGGTGATATTCTTCGCAAAGTACCGATGCTGTCGGTCGATCTGGATGGCAACGTTAGTCTGCGCGGAAGCGCCAATGTAACGGTACTGATCAATAACAAACCATCGACTATTGTAGCCAGTAGTGTTGCCGATGCGTTGAAGCAGATTCCGGCCGACATGATCAAAACTGTGGAAGTAATCACCTCGCCATCGGCTAAATACGATGCAGAAGGCTCAGCCGGTATCATTAACATCGTTACCAAGAAAACAACGTTACAGGGTGCCACACTCGATGTGAACGGGGGCGGTGGCAACCGGGGAAGTAACCTCGGCCTGAACGGTAACTACCGTACCGGCAAAATGGGCTTCTCGTTAAGTGGATTTGGCCGGGCAGAATATAATGTGAAAGGTGCCTTTGCCAACGATCAGACGACCCGCAACTACGATGCCGCGACTAACACCTACTCGGCCAGTACACGGACAATTCAAACTGCCCAGACGCAAAGACAGAATCTGTTTGGCAACTATCAGTTGGGTTGGGATTATGATATCGACAAGCGTACGTCACTTACCGCCAGTATTCGGTACGGCGCCCGCAATGGCATAAATAATCAAAATAACCTGCTGACGCAGACAACGTCTCCGCTAAGCTACTTCCCGACAATAAGCGACCGGAACGTAAAAACCACTGATTTGTCGGGAACGGTAGATGCCAACCTGACCTACACAAAGACCTTTAAACCTCAGAAAGAATTTAGTATTCTGGCCTTGTTCAGTCGGAATAACCGCACCAATAATTTCGTATCGGACATTTTGGGCGGCACCGATTTCCAGACAATTACATCACGAATCAAAAACGATAACCTGAGTTACAACCAGGAATCTACACTCCAGATAGATTACCAGACACCCATCAAAACCAATCAGTTAATTGAGTTTGGTGTTAAAGGTATTTTCCGGAAAGCGAACAGTGACTACCAGTACTACCTCGCTAGTGGCGACACGGGTGATTTTGTACAGGATAACACCCGGCCAGCCAACACGCTGTTTTACAATCAGAACATTGCGGCTTCTTACCTGTCCTATACGATGACAACCAAGAATAAATACACCATTAAAGCCGGGGCACGTTACGAATACACGATGATTGACGCCCGTTTCAGCAACGAATCAACGGGAACCGCAACAGACATTCCGAATTATGGAACCCTGGTTCCAAGCATCAACGTCTCGAAAAGTCTGAAAGGCGGCAAGATCATTAAACTGGCCTACAACCGCCGGATTCAACGGCCGGGTATTCAGTTCCTGAACCCGAACGTTAACTCGGCCAACCCAACCAATATATCCAAAGGTAACCCATTGCTATCGCCGGAATTCACCGACAATCTTGAGTTCAGCACCAGCGCGAACATTAAAGGATTGTACCTGAACGGGTCTTTGTTTGCCCGTCGGACGAATGGTGAAATCACGGCCGTTCGCGATGTAATCCAGCAGCCCGTTGGCGACCCGACTAATCAGGTTTTCCAGCAGGTCATTCAAACCACGTATCAAAACGTTGGTCATCAGGATGCATACGGTATCAACCTGTTTGGTAACGGAACCTTATTCCGTAAACTTCAACTTGGTGGTGGCCTCGACCTGTATCATGTTAGCCTGACGAATAATAACGCAAATCCAGTTTATTCGGCTTCCAATTCGGGTCTGGTCATTGCCGGACGTATTATGAGCAGTCTGTCGCTCAGCAACGGTTGGGGATTCCAGTTGTTCGGTGGTGGTCGCGGCAAACAGGTGCAATTACAGGGGTATCAAAGTGCCATGTATTTTTACAGCCTGGGTATGCGGAAAGAGTTCAATGATAAGAAAGCAAGCTTAGGGCTGGCTGTTGAGAATATCTTCAACCACCCATTTGTCCAAAATTCCGAACTGTCATCGCCCATCCTGTCTCAGAATTCGCAAACGAGCTTTTACAACGCCGGTGTTCGGTTGACTTTCAGCTACAAACTTGGCAAGATGAGCTTCGATGCACCACAAAAACGCAAAAAGTCAATCGATAACGACGATGTTAAAGGCGACGGCGGTGGTGATAACCAGCAGCAGGCAGCCCCCGCAGCAGCCCCAGCAGGTGGCGGTACCCGGACGGGCGGAGGACGGCCCCGCTAA
- a CDS encoding MFS transporter — translation MNVTIPSDHIREARRATQLIFLVCGLGMASWAPMVPYAKDRLALNDANLGLLLLLLGAGAMLMMPTSGWLVSSLGSRLVMTAAVLVMALSLPLLLILTSPVAMALALFIFGAGVGSVDVAMNAHGVQVQNLYERPIMSSLHGLFSVGGLFGSLGLGFLIKLGLNPIYAIVSIAALMIIITLTQYKYLFGAAAERGIIARFSTIADKPTQGKQRFGWLHGSVLFLGIMCFAIFLAEGAILDWSAIFLRDTKGIEPELAGAGYAAFSVAMATMRLVGDKLVARLNSKTVVVGGCLLGAVGLLMAIMSPWIYGALVGFVLLGLGVANIVPIFFSAAGTIPGVAPTVSISALTTIGYTGLLAGPAILGFVAQQFSLSTALGFLSLVLLLVALGYGLKGKVK, via the coding sequence ATGAATGTAACTATACCTTCAGATCATATTCGTGAGGCCCGCAGGGCTACCCAATTGATATTTCTGGTGTGCGGGCTGGGTATGGCTAGCTGGGCGCCCATGGTGCCTTATGCCAAAGACCGTTTAGCCTTGAACGACGCTAACCTGGGGCTATTATTGCTGCTATTAGGCGCCGGGGCCATGCTGATGATGCCTACCTCGGGTTGGCTGGTGAGCAGTTTGGGTAGCCGCCTTGTCATGACGGCTGCCGTGTTGGTCATGGCTCTTTCGCTACCGTTGTTGCTCATTCTGACCTCTCCCGTTGCTATGGCTCTTGCACTATTCATTTTTGGTGCTGGGGTTGGTTCCGTCGATGTAGCGATGAATGCGCACGGTGTTCAAGTACAGAACCTGTATGAGAGACCCATCATGTCGTCCTTACATGGCCTCTTTAGCGTAGGAGGGCTGTTTGGTTCTCTGGGGTTAGGTTTTTTAATTAAGCTGGGACTTAACCCGATCTATGCCATTGTCAGTATTGCCGCGCTGATGATAATCATTACCCTTACCCAATACAAGTACTTATTTGGGGCTGCTGCAGAGCGAGGGATTATTGCCCGGTTCTCAACGATAGCCGACAAGCCAACACAGGGTAAGCAGCGATTCGGCTGGTTGCACGGCAGTGTCTTATTTTTGGGCATCATGTGCTTTGCTATTTTTCTGGCAGAAGGGGCCATTCTCGACTGGAGTGCCATCTTTCTGCGGGACACCAAAGGAATTGAACCGGAGTTGGCAGGGGCGGGCTATGCCGCCTTTTCGGTTGCTATGGCCACAATGCGCTTGGTGGGCGATAAATTAGTGGCACGCCTGAACAGCAAAACGGTCGTTGTGGGAGGCTGTTTACTTGGTGCAGTAGGCTTGCTGATGGCCATAATGAGTCCATGGATTTATGGGGCACTGGTTGGCTTTGTACTACTGGGGTTGGGGGTGGCCAATATTGTGCCAATATTCTTCAGTGCCGCCGGTACGATACCTGGTGTTGCGCCAACGGTCAGTATATCGGCGCTAACGACGATCGGTTATACCGGTCTGCTGGCAGGCCCGGCGATACTGGGTTTTGTTGCTCAACAGTTTTCCTTATCCACCGCTTTAGGCTTCTTATCTCTGGTGTTATTGCTCGTCGCACTCGGGTATGGTTTGAAAGGGAAAGTGAAATAA
- a CDS encoding SulP family inorganic anion transporter, producing the protein MPFTNPFKTLQQYRPDYLSGDLTAGLSVFFASLPLCLGIALASGAPSLAGLIAGIVGGLIVGSLSGSEVSVSKIDLSSTMATSMCCRMTKSQTFCGLAAQIVVCRPNI; encoded by the coding sequence ATGCCATTCACTAATCCATTCAAGACACTTCAACAGTACCGGCCAGATTATTTGTCGGGCGATTTGACGGCTGGACTATCCGTTTTTTTTGCGTCGCTACCGCTGTGTCTGGGCATTGCATTAGCTTCAGGGGCACCTTCGCTCGCCGGTTTGATCGCGGGTATTGTTGGCGGACTTATTGTTGGCTCATTATCTGGCTCCGAAGTTAGTGTTAGCAAGATCGACTTGAGCTCAACGATGGCTACTTCGATGTGTTGTCGCATGACCAAAAGCCAGACTTTTTGTGGATTGGCTGCTCAGATAGTCGTATGTCGGCCGAACATATAG
- the pgmB gene encoding beta-phosphoglucomutase: MSQIKAFLFDLDGVIVDTAIYHYQAWKRLANELGFDISEEFNEGLKGVSRTDSLDLILAHGGLTLSDEKKTELAAQKNDWYLELVSRMSSNDILPGVATFFSQVRQAGLKTALGSVSKNAPLILERIGMTDAFEAIIDGTKISKGKPDPEVFTKGAAELGVSPAECVVFEDAVAGVEAGKRGGMFVVGLGSPDTLAQADLVAPSLESLTVETVLTACS; the protein is encoded by the coding sequence ATGAGTCAGATAAAAGCATTCCTTTTCGACCTCGATGGGGTCATTGTCGACACCGCCATTTACCATTACCAGGCCTGGAAACGGCTGGCCAACGAACTTGGTTTCGATATTTCCGAAGAATTTAACGAAGGGCTCAAAGGGGTTAGCCGTACCGATTCCCTCGACCTCATTCTGGCTCATGGCGGCCTGACCCTGTCCGACGAGAAAAAGACCGAATTGGCCGCTCAGAAAAATGACTGGTACCTCGAACTCGTCAGCCGCATGTCATCCAACGATATCCTGCCGGGCGTGGCTACTTTTTTCTCGCAGGTTCGCCAGGCCGGATTAAAAACCGCACTTGGCTCCGTCAGTAAAAACGCCCCCCTTATTCTGGAACGTATCGGCATGACCGACGCCTTCGAAGCTATCATCGACGGTACCAAGATCAGCAAGGGTAAGCCCGACCCGGAAGTGTTCACGAAAGGAGCCGCTGAACTGGGCGTAAGTCCGGCAGAATGTGTGGTATTCGAGGACGCTGTGGCAGGCGTTGAAGCCGGTAAACGGGGTGGCATGTTTGTGGTTGGTCTTGGCTCTCCCGATACACTCGCGCAAGCCGATCTGGTAGCTCCATCGCTGGAGAGCCTCACGGTGGAAACCGTTCTAACAGCATGTTCATAA
- a CDS encoding DUF3024 domain-containing protein, translating into MSLDILLTLDTIEVLENYIDKVRPIEELRDQVDVAYKIENQSIIIYEIRPRFNQPDQTFESAIAKATFVKATDCWKVFWQRADLKWHTYKPKPIVKTIKEFVTLVEKDEHYCFWG; encoded by the coding sequence ATGAGCCTTGATATACTATTGACGCTGGATACCATTGAGGTACTGGAAAACTACATTGATAAAGTTCGACCGATCGAAGAGCTTCGGGATCAGGTTGATGTAGCTTACAAAATAGAAAACCAGAGTATTATTATTTATGAGATCAGGCCCCGGTTTAATCAGCCTGACCAAACGTTTGAATCAGCCATTGCTAAAGCTACGTTTGTGAAAGCGACAGATTGCTGGAAAGTATTTTGGCAACGGGCTGATTTAAAATGGCATACTTATAAACCAAAACCTATTGTAAAGACAATCAAGGAGTTTGTGACCCTGGTCGAAAAAGATGAACACTATTGTTTTTGGGGATAA
- a CDS encoding RluA family pseudouridine synthase, translating to MENPNQPRKQRGQRTDATLTVSEPAELMAFLIAQLPHKNRNNIKSLLGNKQVLIDGKVYTQFNHPLTPGQVVTVAGNRAPETSQYRGLTILYEDQSLIVINKQAGLLSMATNKERDRTAYGILSDYVKKENPKNKIFIIHRLDRETSGVMMFARSENVQRLMQESWNATTKERTYVALVEGVPEPEQGRITSYLRESKALIVYSSQNPDTGQLSITNYKVLKANNGYSLLELELETGRKNQIRVHMQDIKHPIAGDAKYGATSDPIGRLGLHAETLAFEHPITGAPMRFSAPVPKLFQAVMKTVSE from the coding sequence ATGGAGAACCCAAACCAGCCCCGTAAGCAACGTGGTCAGCGGACCGACGCTACTCTTACCGTTTCGGAACCCGCCGAACTAATGGCGTTTTTGATTGCTCAATTGCCGCATAAAAACCGGAACAATATCAAGTCACTGCTTGGCAACAAGCAGGTGCTGATTGATGGCAAAGTTTATACACAGTTCAATCATCCCCTGACACCGGGGCAAGTTGTAACCGTTGCCGGAAACCGGGCGCCCGAAACGTCGCAATACCGGGGCCTGACTATTTTATACGAAGACCAGAGTCTGATCGTCATCAATAAGCAGGCAGGTTTGCTGTCGATGGCAACCAATAAAGAGCGCGATCGCACAGCCTACGGTATCCTAAGCGACTACGTCAAAAAAGAGAACCCCAAAAACAAGATATTTATCATTCACCGACTCGACCGCGAAACGTCGGGTGTAATGATGTTTGCGCGAAGCGAAAACGTGCAGCGGCTGATGCAGGAGTCCTGGAATGCAACGACCAAAGAGCGGACTTATGTAGCCCTGGTAGAGGGCGTTCCCGAACCGGAACAAGGCCGCATTACATCCTATCTGCGTGAGAGTAAAGCCCTTATCGTTTACTCGAGCCAAAACCCCGATACAGGGCAGTTGTCTATCACTAACTATAAAGTACTGAAGGCAAACAACGGCTATTCGTTGCTGGAGCTGGAGCTGGAAACGGGCCGTAAGAACCAGATTCGGGTCCATATGCAGGACATTAAACACCCCATTGCGGGCGATGCCAAATACGGGGCCACCTCCGACCCCATCGGGCGGCTGGGCCTTCATGCCGAAACCCTGGCCTTCGAACACCCAATCACCGGCGCTCCCATGCGTTTCAGCGCCCCCGTACCCAAGCTGTTTCAGGCAGTGATGAAAACGGTGAGTGAGTAA
- a CDS encoding DUF4405 domain-containing protein, giving the protein MKSKNLVSLSVAAVFFVLAITGLLIYFGQGSHVVEHTHAWFGVLFVAAAIFHIMNNWASIVGYSKNRRTGGIQKELVVPVVIVAIFALGIGFDLPVFGKLANFGKGLFKGERPRGGPMEQTKVDSIANAVETAYATAYTKGDTGALAKLLPIKTSLLTEAGTILSGSDIQKNILKRTAPEVVKTKVDRAESLDERTILVYGTSTNSTTTSPTVFSHLLKEQDKKWTIIAAQRAFPAVQ; this is encoded by the coding sequence ATGAAATCAAAAAATCTGGTTAGCCTTTCGGTTGCCGCTGTATTTTTCGTACTGGCCATTACGGGTCTCTTAATTTATTTTGGACAAGGTTCTCACGTTGTTGAGCATACCCATGCCTGGTTTGGCGTTCTTTTTGTTGCCGCTGCGATATTCCACATCATGAATAACTGGGCATCGATTGTAGGTTATTCCAAAAATCGACGGACGGGAGGTATTCAAAAAGAACTTGTTGTTCCAGTTGTTATTGTAGCCATTTTCGCGCTCGGTATTGGCTTTGACTTACCCGTTTTCGGGAAACTGGCCAATTTTGGAAAAGGATTATTTAAGGGCGAACGGCCACGTGGTGGGCCTATGGAACAAACAAAAGTCGATTCTATTGCCAACGCCGTTGAAACAGCCTATGCCACGGCCTATACCAAAGGCGACACGGGTGCATTGGCAAAATTATTGCCCATTAAAACGTCTCTCCTGACCGAAGCCGGCACCATTTTGAGCGGTTCAGATATTCAGAAGAATATACTGAAACGGACAGCTCCGGAAGTCGTAAAAACGAAAGTTGACCGTGCCGAATCGCTCGATGAGCGCACAATCCTGGTGTATGGCACGTCCACAAACTCTACAACCACATCGCCGACTGTTTTCTCGCACCTCTTGAAAGAGCAGGACAAAAAGTGGACAATCATAGCGGCTCAGCGCGCCTTTCCTGCGGTGCAGTAG
- a CDS encoding carbonic anhydrase, with translation MSAEHIAGADPGKMFVHRNIANMVVPGDLNILSVVQYAVEVLKVQHVIVCGHYECGGVKAAMAGKKLGLIDQWLVNIKNVRDKYQAELDQIADDHARFDRLVELNVLEQVNHLVETASVQTMWANHKIPSLHGWVFNLRSGLLNEVVNLVPPLMPVAEKEKLTASIR, from the coding sequence ATGTCGGCCGAACATATAGCAGGAGCTGATCCGGGCAAAATGTTCGTTCATCGAAACATTGCCAATATGGTCGTTCCAGGTGATCTGAACATACTAAGCGTTGTTCAGTATGCAGTAGAAGTCCTTAAGGTGCAGCATGTTATTGTCTGCGGTCATTACGAATGTGGGGGCGTGAAAGCGGCTATGGCGGGCAAAAAGCTAGGCTTGATCGATCAGTGGCTCGTCAACATCAAGAATGTCCGGGACAAATACCAGGCTGAGTTAGACCAGATAGCGGATGACCATGCCCGGTTTGATCGGCTGGTAGAATTAAATGTGCTTGAGCAGGTCAATCATCTGGTTGAAACCGCAAGCGTGCAAACTATGTGGGCTAACCATAAAATACCAAGTTTGCATGGTTGGGTATTTAACCTCCGTAGTGGTTTGCTGAATGAAGTAGTTAATCTGGTGCCACCTCTTATGCCTGTGGCAGAAAAAGAAAAACTGACGGCAAGCATCCGCTAA
- a CDS encoding ArnT family glycosyltransferase: protein MTRLFLFLALFCPLFFLFAYNSGYGYDAYEYLVIARSLNEGYALYDFIPSKSYLLYSSTNVLLNLLGGYNHVSVSALITLLATGVLLSAWRAARLFGERVALVTVGLTAACCAFMEMNFLEPESWIAIFGLNAFALAVGNKGSANLRWLGAGVLLGIAMCFKSVAAFYVVGFGAFILLLWFAGRLTFWSMVGRGMLVLLGFVLPLGLSALYFYATNRLDDHLEWTYIYPFGGYPSHTIFLVKFLIKISWLLLLLAVSFVLVWQPPYRNVYRQTPALWLALLLAVFSCVAMLKTQASHYFFPAAVFFVLHLGFMADLWLGQYESRNRKLPYRFVLAGVGVVGALLLISGLLYRPATIKRFISIADYSGEQQAGDFIREQTGPTGKALLIDNGMSLYYLSDREPNVPFIFTEMQTSHYIESHPDTYGRALADTSLKVVVFGNRSSVIDDSTALTQPANAYAIRQLREGLQKNFVKVKNPRFPLIYWVRK, encoded by the coding sequence ATGACGCGACTTTTTTTATTTCTTGCCCTATTCTGTCCGCTCTTTTTTTTATTCGCCTATAACTCTGGCTATGGTTACGATGCCTATGAATATCTGGTAATAGCACGCTCGCTCAATGAGGGATATGCCTTGTATGACTTCATTCCGTCGAAATCTTATCTGCTCTATTCATCGACCAATGTGTTGCTGAATTTGCTGGGTGGCTACAACCACGTCAGTGTTTCGGCCCTGATAACACTGTTGGCCACAGGTGTTTTGCTATCGGCCTGGCGGGCGGCACGTCTGTTTGGTGAACGGGTAGCGCTCGTTACGGTTGGGCTGACGGCGGCCTGTTGTGCATTCATGGAAATGAATTTTCTGGAACCCGAAAGCTGGATTGCCATCTTTGGGCTAAATGCATTTGCCCTGGCTGTTGGCAACAAAGGATCTGCCAACCTGCGTTGGCTGGGGGCTGGCGTTTTGCTGGGCATTGCCATGTGCTTCAAAAGTGTAGCCGCTTTTTATGTCGTAGGGTTTGGGGCATTTATTCTTCTGCTTTGGTTCGCAGGACGACTCACATTCTGGTCAATGGTTGGCCGGGGAATGCTGGTTTTGTTGGGCTTCGTACTGCCTCTAGGGTTGTCTGCACTCTATTTTTACGCTACCAATCGATTAGACGACCATCTGGAGTGGACCTATATTTATCCGTTTGGCGGTTATCCATCCCACACGATTTTTCTGGTCAAATTTCTGATCAAAATAAGTTGGCTGTTGCTGTTGCTGGCTGTTTCGTTTGTGCTGGTATGGCAGCCGCCTTACCGAAATGTGTATCGGCAAACACCGGCTTTGTGGCTGGCCCTGCTGCTGGCTGTGTTTTCCTGTGTAGCCATGCTGAAAACGCAGGCCAGTCATTACTTTTTTCCGGCTGCAGTTTTCTTTGTGTTGCACTTGGGCTTTATGGCCGATCTATGGCTTGGGCAGTATGAGTCCCGTAACCGGAAATTACCCTACCGGTTTGTACTGGCGGGCGTTGGAGTAGTAGGTGCGTTGTTATTAATCAGCGGTCTTCTTTATCGTCCGGCTACAATTAAGCGTTTTATAAGTATTGCCGATTATTCGGGTGAACAACAGGCTGGTGACTTTATCCGTGAACAAACCGGCCCGACCGGAAAGGCACTCCTGATCGATAATGGCATGAGTTTGTATTACCTGTCGGATCGGGAGCCTAATGTTCCGTTTATTTTTACGGAGATGCAGACCTCGCACTACATAGAGTCACACCCTGACACCTATGGGCGCGCGCTGGCCGATACCAGTCTGAAGGTCGTTGTTTTTGGAAATCGGTCGAGTGTTATTGACGATAGTACGGCGTTAACTCAACCGGCCAATGCGTATGCCATCCGCCAACTGCGGGAGGGATTGCAAAAGAATTTTGTTAAAGTAAAAAATCCCCGCTTTCCGTTGATATACTGGGTGCGTAAGTAA